In one Pseudomonas sp. Bout1 genomic region, the following are encoded:
- the lptC gene encoding LPS export ABC transporter periplasmic protein LptC has protein sequence MLSKKIRNFLIFAVIAAVFLAVGYWNISPERFLDKPVAQVDESAIDYYAINAHSIQYLPDGKVQYEMTSDKVEHLKASEVTLLTKPDMNLYRGAEFPWHVTSERGEVNPDGTQVELIDSVRVARTDAKDRDTIITSSRMTVFPQKQYAQTEQDVRIDGAGGVSTGKGMKAYLKESRIHLLSNVRGQYEAR, from the coding sequence ATGTTGAGCAAAAAGATTCGCAATTTCCTGATATTCGCTGTCATCGCCGCCGTATTCCTGGCGGTAGGCTACTGGAATATCAGCCCGGAGCGCTTCCTCGACAAGCCCGTCGCACAGGTGGACGAGAGCGCTATCGACTATTACGCCATTAACGCCCATAGCATCCAGTACCTGCCCGATGGCAAGGTCCAGTATGAAATGACCTCGGACAAGGTCGAACACCTGAAGGCATCCGAGGTCACGTTATTGACCAAGCCGGACATGAACCTGTATCGCGGCGCCGAATTCCCATGGCACGTCACCAGTGAGCGTGGCGAGGTCAACCCGGACGGCACCCAAGTGGAATTGATTGACTCGGTACGTGTAGCCCGCACCGACGCCAAGGACCGCGACACCATTATTACCAGCAGTCGCATGACCGTATTCCCACAGAAGCAATATGCGCAGACCGAGCAAGACGTTAGAATTGACGGCGCTGGCGGTGTATCGACTGGCAAGGGAATGAAAGCGTATTTGAAAGAAAGCAGGATACACCTGCTATCGAACGTAAGAGGACAGTATGAGGCTCGTTAA
- the lptA gene encoding lipopolysaccharide transport periplasmic protein LptA: MRLVKTLPILLGLGAALGSVSAWALPNDSQQPIHIQADDAQLDDKKGIATYTGDVIITQGSMKVTGNTVTLTRTPAGDIDVVTSVGNLAYFEQLQKVGDPTPVKGYGKTIQYHAQQNRIVLIDQARVINDGNTTDGEKIVYDTVKQIAQAGRATGSKIGTPKPRIDMVIQPKPKPGAAQPAPKPDAKKAN; encoded by the coding sequence ATGAGGCTCGTTAAAACCCTCCCTATTTTGCTCGGCCTGGGCGCAGCACTGGGAAGCGTGAGCGCCTGGGCTCTGCCGAACGATAGCCAGCAACCGATCCATATCCAGGCCGATGACGCGCAACTGGATGACAAGAAAGGTATTGCGACCTACACCGGCGACGTGATCATCACTCAGGGCTCGATGAAAGTGACGGGTAATACCGTGACGCTGACTCGCACCCCGGCAGGCGATATCGACGTGGTCACCTCGGTTGGCAACCTGGCGTATTTCGAACAGCTGCAAAAAGTGGGCGACCCTACGCCAGTCAAAGGCTACGGCAAGACGATCCAGTACCATGCACAGCAAAATCGCATCGTACTGATCGACCAGGCCCGGGTGATCAATGACGGCAACACCACCGACGGCGAAAAAATCGTCTACGACACGGTGAAGCAGATTGCCCAGGCCGGTCGTGCCACCGGTTCCAAAATCGGCACGCCGAAGCCGCGCATCGACATGGTTATCCAGCCGAAGCCGAAACCGGGCGCAGCCCAGCCGGCGCCGAAACCCGACGCGAAGAAGGCGAATTGA
- the lptB gene encoding LPS export ABC transporter ATP-binding protein has protein sequence MATLKAQHLAKAYKSRQVVRDVSLSIDSGQIVGLLGPNGAGKTTCFYMIVGLVQADQGRVLIDDLDVSHQPMHGRAQAGIGYLPQEASIFRKLSVSDNIMAILETRKELDRAGRKQELESLLQEFHINHIRDNLGMSLSGGERRRVEIARALATAPKFILLDEPFAGVDPISVGDIKQIIHHLKAKGIGVLITDHNVRETLDICETAYIVNDGQLIAEGDSATILANELVKEVYLGHEFRL, from the coding sequence ATGGCAACCCTGAAAGCCCAGCATCTGGCCAAGGCCTATAAAAGCCGGCAGGTCGTGCGCGACGTGAGCCTGTCGATCGACAGCGGGCAGATCGTCGGCTTGCTCGGCCCCAACGGTGCGGGCAAGACCACCTGCTTCTACATGATCGTGGGCCTCGTACAGGCCGATCAGGGCCGCGTGCTGATCGACGACCTGGACGTGAGCCACCAGCCCATGCACGGTCGCGCCCAAGCAGGCATTGGCTATCTCCCGCAGGAGGCGTCGATCTTCCGCAAACTGTCGGTTTCCGACAACATCATGGCCATCCTCGAGACCCGCAAGGAACTCGACCGCGCCGGGCGCAAGCAAGAGCTGGAAAGCCTGCTGCAGGAATTCCACATCAACCACATTCGCGACAACCTCGGCATGAGCCTGTCCGGCGGTGAGCGTCGTCGCGTGGAAATCGCCCGCGCCCTGGCCACTGCGCCGAAGTTCATCCTGCTGGACGAACCTTTCGCCGGTGTCGACCCGATCTCGGTCGGCGATATCAAGCAGATCATCCATCACCTCAAGGCCAAGGGCATCGGTGTATTGATCACCGACCACAATGTCCGCGAGACCCTCGATATCTGCGAAACCGCGTATATCGTCAACGATGGGCAACTGATTGCCGAAGGTGACTCGGCCACCATCCTGGCCAATGAACTGGTCAAGGAAGTGTATCTGGGTCACGAGTTCCGCCTGTAA
- a CDS encoding RNA polymerase factor sigma-54 — translation MKPSLVLRMGQQLTMTPQLQQAIRLLQLSTLDLQQEIQEALESNPMLERQEEGDDFDNADPLADNIEQKPNPDVQETSYQETAPTVDNLEEGEWNERIPNELPVDTAWEDVYQTSASSLPSNDDDEWDFTTRTSAGESLQSHLLWQLNLAPMSDTDRLIAVTLIDCINNQGYLDESLEEILEAFDPELDIELDEIEAVLHRIQQFEPAGIGARTLSECLLLQLRQLPAKTPWLAEAQRLVTDYIDLLGSRDYSQLMRRMKLKEDDLRQIIELVQSLNPRPGSQIESSEAEYVVPDVIVRKDNERWLVELNQESVPRLRVNPQYAGFVRRADTSADNTFMRNQLQEARWFIKSLQSRNETLMKVATQIVEHQRGFLEYGDEAMKPLVLHDIAEAVGMHESTISRVTTQKFMHTPRGIYELKYFFSSHVSTSEGGECSSTAIRAIIKKLVAAENQKKPLSDSKIAGLLEAQGIQVARRTVAKYRESLGIAPSSERKRLM, via the coding sequence ATGAAACCATCGCTAGTCCTGAGAATGGGCCAGCAGCTGACGATGACACCTCAGCTGCAACAGGCCATCCGCCTGCTCCAATTGTCGACCCTGGACCTGCAACAGGAAATCCAGGAGGCCCTGGAGTCCAATCCGATGCTCGAACGCCAGGAAGAAGGCGACGACTTCGATAATGCAGACCCGCTTGCCGACAACATCGAGCAAAAACCCAACCCCGACGTACAGGAAACCTCCTACCAGGAAACCGCCCCCACGGTGGACAACCTTGAGGAAGGTGAATGGAACGAACGCATTCCCAATGAACTTCCCGTCGACACCGCCTGGGAAGACGTCTACCAGACCAGCGCCAGCAGCCTGCCCAGCAATGATGATGACGAGTGGGACTTCACTACCCGAACCTCCGCCGGCGAGAGCCTGCAGAGCCATCTGCTCTGGCAACTGAACCTGGCACCGATGTCTGACACCGATCGACTGATCGCTGTGACCCTGATCGACTGCATCAACAATCAGGGCTATTTGGACGAGTCCCTTGAGGAGATCCTCGAGGCCTTCGACCCGGAACTGGACATCGAACTGGACGAAATCGAAGCCGTCTTGCACCGCATCCAGCAGTTCGAGCCCGCCGGTATCGGCGCGCGCACCCTGAGCGAGTGCCTGCTGCTGCAACTGCGCCAATTGCCGGCCAAGACCCCTTGGCTGGCCGAGGCGCAGCGCCTGGTCACCGACTACATCGACCTGCTCGGCAGCCGCGACTACAGCCAGCTGATGCGCCGCATGAAGCTCAAGGAAGATGACCTGCGCCAGATCATCGAGCTGGTGCAGAGCCTGAACCCTCGCCCTGGCTCGCAGATCGAGTCCAGCGAAGCCGAATACGTGGTGCCCGACGTGATCGTGCGCAAGGACAACGAGCGCTGGCTGGTGGAGTTGAACCAGGAATCGGTGCCGCGCCTGCGGGTCAACCCGCAATACGCAGGCTTTGTGCGCCGCGCCGACACCAGCGCCGACAACACCTTCATGCGTAACCAGTTGCAGGAAGCCCGCTGGTTCATCAAGAGCCTGCAAAGCCGCAACGAAACCCTGATGAAAGTCGCCACCCAGATCGTCGAGCACCAGCGCGGCTTCCTGGAATACGGCGATGAAGCGATGAAGCCGCTGGTATTGCACGATATCGCCGAGGCGGTGGGCATGCACGAATCAACGATTTCCCGGGTAACCACACAAAAATTCATGCATACCCCACGGGGTATCTATGAGCTGAAATACTTTTTCTCCAGCCACGTCAGCACCTCCGAAGGCGGCGAATGCTCGTCCACGGCGATCCGCGCGATCATCAAAAAACTGGTTGCCGCGGAAAATCAGAAAAAGCCGTTGAGTGACAGCAAGATCGCTGGTTTACTGGAGGCACAAGGCATTCAGGTCGCCCGTCGAACCGTCGCCAAGTACCGCGAGTCCCTTGGGATCGCGCCTTCCAGCGAGCGTAAGCGTTTGATGTGA
- the hpf gene encoding ribosome hibernation-promoting factor, HPF/YfiA family — protein sequence MQVNISGHHVEVTPPLREYVEQKLKRLEGHFDKITNVQVIMKVDKLQQKIEATLQIPGGEVVANAEHEDMYASIDALTDKLDRQLKKHKEKQQSLLQGTGR from the coding sequence ATGCAAGTCAACATCAGTGGACACCATGTAGAAGTCACCCCTCCATTGCGCGAATACGTCGAGCAGAAGCTGAAACGACTTGAGGGTCATTTCGACAAGATCACCAATGTGCAGGTCATCATGAAGGTCGATAAGCTTCAGCAGAAAATCGAAGCGACCTTGCAGATACCCGGTGGCGAAGTGGTCGCCAATGCCGAGCATGAAGACATGTATGCATCGATCGATGCCTTGACTGACAAGCTTGACCGCCAACTTAAAAAGCATAAGGAAAAGCAGCAGAGCCTTCTTCAAGGCACCGGCCGCTAA
- the ptsN gene encoding PTS IIA-like nitrogen regulatory protein PtsN, which produces MIRLETILTPGRSLVNVPGGSKKRALEQIANLIGREVPELDTQAVYEALIAREKLGSTGFGNGIAIPHCRLQGCESPVSALLHLDAPIDFDAIDGAPVDLLFVLLVPQAATDAHLELLRQIASMLDRKEVRDKLRSASSNEALYQVVLDEQSRH; this is translated from the coding sequence ATGATTCGACTTGAAACCATCCTGACCCCCGGCCGTTCCCTCGTGAACGTGCCGGGCGGCAGTAAAAAGCGTGCCCTCGAACAAATTGCCAACCTGATCGGCCGCGAAGTGCCCGAGCTGGATACGCAAGCTGTGTACGAGGCTCTGATCGCCCGTGAAAAGCTCGGCTCGACCGGCTTTGGCAACGGCATCGCCATTCCTCACTGCCGCTTGCAAGGCTGTGAATCTCCGGTCAGCGCCCTGCTGCACCTGGATGCCCCAATCGATTTCGACGCCATCGATGGCGCCCCGGTCGACCTGCTGTTTGTACTGCTGGTCCCGCAAGCTGCCACCGATGCGCACCTGGAACTGCTTCGGCAGATCGCCAGCATGCTCGACCGCAAGGAAGTACGCGACAAACTGCGCAGCGCCTCCAGCAACGAGGCGCTCTATCAGGTCGTCCTGGATGAACAAAGCAGGCATTAA